The sequence below is a genomic window from Lolium perenne isolate Kyuss_39 chromosome 7, Kyuss_2.0, whole genome shotgun sequence.
GACACAAACGGCCAGTTTATGGATCTGTAACACGCAGCAGGAAGATACTGATCGGAGGCTTAAGGATCGGTGTAGTATGAAACCCCGACAATATCTTCTTTTCTTTGAAAAAGGGGAAACACGCGCCATCCTAACGCCGACAGGCATCTGGACGTAGTAAAAATAATTGGATACACTCTTGGGGAAATTCACTTGGCTCATAGAAGCATACGAACCCGTTGTGTGAAAATACATTTTTAAGTGTCAAAAAATTTTGAAATAAAATTTTGCATatacatctagacattttatgttcgtaTACAAGTTTCTAGAAAAAAAAATTATGTGTCTCCttaaaaagacaaattttaatgctacaacacgactacgtacatgatattttttgtcttttttgtacacgccacataaaatattgttttttcacgaaaacttgtgtacgaacataaaatgtcACAATTTACACCATAAATTTTATGTCAGAATTTTTTACATTTTAAattgttttattattattttaCAGAATGGGTGCAAATGCTCCTATAAGCTAAAAGGCCCTCCTCTACCCTCTTGCTAGCTAGCTACTTATTAATCAATGTCTTATATCTACCTCTACGGTCGTTGATCACAAACAGCCAGATAGAGTGTACTTTAGTAGTGTAGCCGCCAATTAGATCGTTCATGTGCCGCAATCTAGATCCCCATGAGTATATAAACTTCCTGATCGATCGATCATTCCTCTGTATACTTGCGGCTACCCGTTGCTTTCTCGGCACCATCGGCGAACAATCTTGTGGCAACCTAACTAGCCGCCGACCGATCTGCTCAAGATATGCGCAGTACGTGGTACGGGAAAGAATCAACGAAGCTGCTCATCTGCTCAAGAAGGTCTCTACACATGCTTGCAGATGCAGTACGTCTTTGTTTTATCAAGCGATAGACATGAAAGTCAGATCGATTTGTGTCTACGACTGCACGTACAGTTAACAGTAAACACAAATCGATCTCACATGTACAGTTAACAGTAAACACAAATCgagctcacataaacacaaatcgATCTCACTTTCATGTCTAGCGCTTGATAAAAGTATATATATGGATCATTCATAGGCTACGTTGCAGAATGGCTGTGGGTTTTTGTTCCATCTTCCCTACGGAGAGAGGGTGAAGTAATCTGGTGACGACTGATAAATCAGTGGTATCCAGCCGCCCTACGGCAGACACCCATATTAGTTTATCCATGAATTTTTCTTTCCTATTTTTGGAGATGAAAGGATCGTACGTAGTCCCTTCCTTCTCCAGAAATACAGTATGTGCGTGTGTGCATAGCTGCCTAGCTGGAGGTTTGCCATGTATGTGGTCAAGCATATAGAAAATAAACGGACAGGCTGACAGAGCTAATTCAGTACTACTCAAACCTGCGGCCGGTGACTTTCAGCTTGGTCAATCTCATGAGCCGCGCCGGCCCACGACAGAACACTATATAATAAGCGAGGGTTGCGCCGGTTTTCGTCAGTCGCCTACCCTCCTACTACTCGACAATAGGAATCATACTACACACAAACCACAGTGTAGCTGATTAGCTAGAGCTACTACCTACGTAGTACATTGCTACATTTCGTATTATTCCATGGAGCCTCACTACGACTACAACAACTACGACTTCACCTACACACACCAGCCACAACAACAGCAATACGGCCATGATTTTAACCAAGTCTACCCTGAAGCAGCACCACCCCCTCTTTCCTACCACGACCAGTCCGACTACTCGCCGTATGCTGATCACTATGACCAAACCTCCTCCTTCCCCATGGCTTCTTTTGCACACCAGCAACAGCTTCATTTCGGTGGCGCCATCAACTACAATGAGTGCGACATGAACCAGTTCAGCGCCCTCATGCAAGCGGCCTCCATCGACTCAGCCTCCGCTCTACAGGCAGCAAGCGCCAGCTGGGAGGAGCCGAACTATGGTGGCGATCCGGCCATGACACGCCACCCTACTGCCACTTCGGCGCCCGCCGTAGAGCCAGCACATTACGGGAGCAGCAGCGCCGGCGACGGGTCCTACGAACCGTCATCGTTGATTGGGGTGCGAAAGCGTCCGTGGGGCAAGTATGCGGCCGAGATCCGGGATTCCACACGCAACGGCGCGCGGGTGTGGCTCGGCACATTCGATACGCCCCAGGCAGCCGCGCTCGCATACGACCAGGCTGCCTTCGCCCTGCGCGGCCCGGCCGCCGTGCTCAACTTCCCACGAAACCGCGTGGAGGAGTCTCTCAGAGGGATGGGGATCAGCTGCGCCGACGCCACTGCGGGAGAAGTCGACTCGCCTGCGCTGGCTCTCAAGCGGCGCCACTGCATCAGGAGGAGAAAACCCAAGAACAACGACATCGCGGCCACGGCGTCGGCGGAGAGGAAACACAAGCTGCAGGCGGCAGAAGCTGCCTCGTCTTCGGGCGTGCTGGAGTTGGAGGACCTGGGAGCTGACTACCTCGAGGAGCTGCTCACTTTATGCGATGGATGATGGATATATATACCATCACGTCCTGTGACCGGACCTCGGAGAGATAATGCAGGCATAATCCAGCATTGTGGATTTAAATACGTTCATTTAATTTTTTTTACAAGTTTCTTCATATTTATAGTATGAAATAAAATAAATTCTCTAAGTTCCCTTCCAACCCCACTGTTGCAACCTAATTCTCTAAGCCTTCGGATGAGAATCAGGGACACTGAAGCGGTACAGGAGGAGATGATAGAGAAGCATAGACTAATTAATAATAACACAACATTTGTATGGACAAACCGTGCCAATACAAAAGACGTTAAccatcactagtagaaaatctctcatccatctaagcttttagtaccggttcccttacgaaccggtactaaagggggcattAATATCGATTCCGTGCGTGggacatcaataccggttcgttatggacctttaataccggttcgtaacacgaaccggtattaaagggtttgggcccgatttccaggcggtggtggggccagggttgcacctttagtaccggttcgtgtaagaAACCGATACTAAAGGGTCTGTGCCCTATATGAGCGCGCGGCAGCGCCCGAGCTCCCTGCATATCTCATTCTCACttctcctctcacatttccaaatattttgcacctctcacactccaataatctttatttttctccaccattttaacaagattaacggcatacatctatccaagggttagcaatatcatccttccttccggcgttcctaatttagctcagttctttggtagttttaactcgtactatttttgtagtccaagcaaggtgttcgatgaaatgcctaagttagtgattttatttttttatatgcaatttgagctgaaattatggtatgttttgtaggttttaattagtatcatccccgtccttaccgctgtcgatcgccagcgtcgtcccctagccggcacggtaccacctcggtgagcccctcttcttttataaaaaacaattagttttatgtgatgaacttgaatattaattaagttggtcactcatatatccatgatgttgtgtatttaatgatttttgatatacatataaaatgcagatgagtcgacaatggatgtacggtgaccggtgccatcccgagttcattactggcatgcattattttctcaacgtggctgaggcaaacaggcggtcgaatggtttcatgtattgtccatgtagttcctgtaagaatatgaaggattactctacctcgaagacccttcacgtccacctgctggagaatggtttcatgcccagctataattgttggaccaagcacggagaaagaggggttatattggaagacaacgaagaagaagaggatagtgacaactatcccttattcactgaagacggtggtagtagaatggggaaagacgaagctgaagaagagcccattttcgatgagccgatttttgatgacccggatgacgatttgggtcgggccattcttgatgcgaagatgaactgcgaaaatgaaaaggagaggttgaagttggagaaaatgttagaggatcacaacaaactgttgtacccaaattgcgaaaatggtcagaaaaagctgggtaccacgctggaattgttgcatggaaggcagagaatggtacttctgacaagggatttgaaaagttgctgaaaataataaagaagatgcttctaggggagaacgtgttgccctctagcacgtacgaagcaaagaaggttgtctgccctctaggattagaggtgcagaagatacatgcatgcatcaatgactgcatcctctaccgcggggagtacgagaatttgaatgcatgcccggtatgtagtgcattgaggtataagatcaggcgagatgacctcggcgatgttgagggtgagtccacccccgtgaagagggttcctgcgaaggtgatgtggtatgctcctataataccacggttgaaacgtttgttccagaacaaagggcatgccaagttgttgcgatggcacaaagaggaccgtaagaaagatgtgatgctgagacaccccgctgacgggtcgcagtggagaaaaatcgacagagagttcaagtcattttcagatgacgcaaggaacttaagatttggtctaagtacagatggctttaatcctttcggggagcagagctccaccatagcacctggccgttgactctatgtatctataaccttcctccttggttgtgcatgaagcggaagttcattatgatgccagtgctcatccagggcccgaagcaacccggcaacgacattgatgtgtacctgaggccattggttgaagaacttttagagttgtgacgtgacgaaggtgtacctgtgtgggatgagcacgaacaaaaggaatttaacctacgagcgttgttatttgtaaccatcaatgattggcctgctcttggtaacatttcagggcagtcaaacaagggatacaatgcatgcacacactgtttaggtgagactgacagtaattatttgggaaacaagaatgtgtacctggggcatcgtcgatttcttccaaaacaacatcacgtaagaaagagaggaaagcatttcggaggtgaggcagataaccgaacgaagcctacccgccctactggggaagttatatatgatatggtcaaggatttaaaagtgatctttggaaagggtcccggcggacaatctgttccgcatgatgttgacggacacgtacccatgtggaagaagaagtcgatattttgggagctaccctactggaaattcttagaggttcactctgcaatcgacgtgatgcacgtgacgaaaaatctttgcgtgaacctgctaaacttcttgggcgtgtatgggaagacaaaagatacaccggatgcacggcaggaccagcaaagtatccacgaaggaaacaacctgaatccagagaagtatcaaggtcctgccagctacgctcttaccaaagaggagaaggagatcttttttgaagtcctgagtagcatcaaggtcccgtctggcttctcgtcgaatataaagggaataataaacatgtcggagaaaaagtttcaaaacctaaagtctcatgactgccacgtgattatgacacaattacttccggttgcattgagggggcttctgccggaaaatgttcgagtacccattgtgaagctatgtgcgttcctcaatgcaatttcttagaaggtgatcaatccacttactctacaaaatttacagaaggatgtggtccaatgtctagtcagcttcgagttggtgttcccaccatccttcttcaatattatgacacatctcctagttcacctggtcgaagagattggcgttctcggtcctgtatttctacacaacatgttcccctttgagagattcatgggagtcttaaagaagtacattcataaccgtgctaggccagaaggaagcatctccaagggctatggaacagaggaggtcattgagttttgtgttgactttattcctgaccttaagccgatcggtgttcctgaatcgcgctatgaggggagactgcgtggaaaaggcatgctaggaaagaaatcagcaacttgtatggacggacattctttcactcaagcacactacacaattctacataattccatcttggtggctccgtacaaagaggaacacaaggagatcttacgctctaaatacccggagcaacgtgaagattggattgatggagaacacatgaagactttcggcggttggttgcaaacacgtctcatgaatgtcaccgatgacgagcagctgtacttgttggccaagcaaccatcttctactatatcgacttttcaagggtacgagattaatgggaacacattttacactttcgcccaagacaaaaagagcactaaccaaaacagtggtgtccgctttgatgcagaagatggcaatgggaacaaggtcacatattatgggtacatagaggagatatgggaacttgactatggacctaatttcaaggtccctttgttccggtgcaaatggttcaacctgaaagacggggtacaggtagacccgcagtatggaatgactacagtggatttcaagaatctagggtatgacaccgaaccattcgtcctagccagtgaagtggctcaggttttttatgtgaaggatatgtctagcaaactgaaaaaaagaaaagaaaggcaggaggacacatcatacgatgagccaaagcggcacatagttctttcaggaaaaagaaacatcgtgggagtagaggacaagacagacatgtcagaagattataataagtttgacgatattccacccttcaaggtaaaaattgacccaagcatcatcttaaacaatgaagattgtccatggttgcgtcgcagtaagaagaaagggaaacgggcgaagaaaactcagaagactagctagctacatatagggatcataacttgtgtatctcaatatggaaatcacttttgtgtaatgatgttactgtatgtaagatattaacaatgtaagatttcccaaccctttcctccatccatggtgatgaaactctccatccatgttggcttgttgagctgcttcccatggtgtatcgatgctccttttataggcagagcgtccttatcctgccgacagctttagtaccggttgcacccaccaaccggtactaaaggttacccacgcgtccttatcccaccgacagggcgtcgtgcgctacatactttatctcatcgagcagggcgtccttatcctgccgacagctttagtaccggttgcacccaccaaccggtactaaaggttacccacgcgtccttatcccaccgacagggcgtcgtgcgctacatactttatctcatcgagcagggcgtccttatcctgccgacagctttagtaccggttgcacccaccaaccggtactaaaggtttgcctctgtcttcccgcctattttcttcccacgctttccaccggttcccgcctttgtcttcccgccattttttcactatatatatgtaggcttggccaccatttacatatcacatctagactcatatctgcaaacctcatcattctctcccatggcttccatcgcatctctaaccccccgggaggcggaggcgctttgcgcctcgaactacccctgcccgccgggctaccgcgtcccgatcggctggttgctaagcgtcggaggcgtaccggtccctccagtccctctaggtgtggcgcgcgagatggccatcacgaaccactactacttcgagctcacgccagagcagcggaggaatccccagtggcatcccgactacagcccgacttgggaaagcttcttcatcaatcggcgtgagagggcgctttccaggcatgaggagggcggtccgcctccttcgaacttcaacgaggccggccgtcggctgtggtggcgcggccggactctccagggcgtcatggcctaccgtggcccccgcctgcgctaccctcagtcccagcccacgcgtgctcacccgccgacgttcgagtaccgcgaccccgatgccagcgacgatgataacggcgactacgacgactacagtggcgactactacagggctaggcacgagtatgactgaatgactccaacagtagaatttggccatgtatctttaattttcagttaagctatgtacttttaattcgagttcaatcgtaataaaattttattcccgccctttctttcccgccttttttctcccacgcgcggcaTCGTGGCGgaaaagtttcccgcgcgacgtcgtacgtggcgggaaactttcccgcgcggacggcgtcgtggcgggagtaaagaatagaaatagaaaatatatagaaaagaaatataaaaataattagaaaatatatagaaaagaagtagaaaagaaatataaaaaaggttatagaaaagaaatagaaaagaaaacaaacggaaaaagaaaaagaaatagaaaacaaaaaaataagaaatagaaaaaaaatgaacataaaggaaaaaagaaaaagaaaagaaaaagaaacagcaaataagaaatagaaaaagaaatagaaaataagaaatataaaaagaaatagaaaataagaaatagaaaacaaaagaaaaaaaggagaaatagaaaataagggatagaaaaaaaaagaaacagaaaagaaaaagaaaaaagaaaagaaaaagaaacagtaaataagaaatagaaaaagaaatagaaaaatgaacagaaaagataaaagaaacagaaaagaaaagaaaacagcaaaagaaaaagaaaagaaaaaaaatacatttggtaccggttggtatcaccaaccggtcgtaccggttggtggtaccaaccggtaccaaagggtctaCCTAGTTAGGACTTAGCGGCGCGGGGCAAAGTTCTCCCTATCCTTTCTTCTCCGCACCACAGAACCTCTCGCAGACGC
It includes:
- the LOC127315941 gene encoding uncharacterized protein, whose amino-acid sequence is MEPHYDYNNYDFTYTHQPQQQQYGHDFNQVYPEAAPPPLSYHDQSDYSPYADHYDQTSSFPMASFAHQQQLHFGGAINYNECDMNQFSALMQAASIDSASALQAASASWEEPNYGGDPAMTRHPTATSAPAVEPAHYGSSSAGDGSYEPSSLIGVRKRPWGKYAAEIRDSTRNGARVWLGTFDTPQAAALAYDQAAFALRGPAAVLNFPRNRVEESLRGMGISCADATAGEVDSPALALKRRHCIRRRKPKNNDIAATASAERKHKLQAAEAASSSGVLELEDLGADYLEELLTLCDG